One Thermomonas paludicola genomic window, TGCATTGCCCGCTGCCGCCGATGCTGGAGCGGAGCTGACCTGCTCCCTCCCTTGCGAAGCAGGGGAGGGTTGGGGAGGGGTGCTCTTGTCAGCCAGCCTTGATCAGATCCGCAGCGCGTTCCGCAATCATGATCGTCGGCGCATTGGTGTTGCCGCCGGGCAGGTTCGGCATCACCGAGGCATCCACCACGCGCAGGCCCCCGACGCCGTTGACGCGCAGCTGCGGATCGACGACGGCGGCTGCGTCACTGCCCATCCGGCAGGTGCCGATGGGGTGGTAAACGGTCTCGGCGCGGTTGCGCACGAACTCGATGAAATCGGCTTCGCTGCGCGGGGTCTGCGCAGGGAAAATCGGCGCGCCGCGATACGGGTCGAAGGCTTTCTGCGCGAGGATCTCCAGCGACACGCGCGCGCATTCCACCAGCATCTTCAGGTCGAAGCCTTCCGCATCCCCCAGGTAGTTGGGGTCGATCAGCGGCTTGTCGCTGGCGCGGTTGCTGGCCAGCGTCAGTCGGCCGCGACTGTGGGGACGCAGGAAGCAGGCGTGCATCGTGTAGCCATCGCCGGGCAGGCGGTGGCGGCCGTGGTCGTCGATCATGGCCGGAATGAAATGCAGCTGGATGTCGGCGCGCGCATCGGGGGCAAGGGTCGAGCGCACGAAGCCTGCACCCTCGGCCACGTTGCTGGTACCGGGGCCGCGATGCCCGCGCAGGAAATAGTCGAACGCCGTCTTCAGCTCGCTGGCGCGGTCGTAGCTCAGCGGCTGGCTGCAATGCTGCAGCGTGGTGACGTCCAGATGATCCTGCAGGTTGTCGCCGACGCCGCATGCATCGTGGCGCACGTCGATGCCGAGCTTGCGCAGGGCATCGGCCGGCCCGATGCCGGACAGCATCAACAGTTGCGGCGAATTGATCGCGCCGCCGCTCAGGATGACCTCGCGCCGGGCTTCGAACTGCAGGCTGCGGCTGCCCTGCGAGCACGCCACGCCGGTGGCGCGGTTGCCGGTGAAGGTGATGCGATTGACGTTGATGCCGGTGCGCACGGTCAGGTTGGGCCGCGTCTTGGCCGGGTTCAGGTAGGCCACTGCGGCAGAGCAGCGCGCGCCGTCGCGCTGGGTGACCTGGTACTGGCCCACGCCTTCCTGCTGCGCGCCATTGAAGTCGGGGTTGAACGGGAAGCCGGCTTGCTGGCCGGCGTCCACGAAGACGCGCGTCAGCGGGTTGACGTGGCGCAGGTCCGCCACCGAGAGCGGGCCGGACGCGCCGTGCCAGGCATCGCCGCCACGGGCATTGCCCTCGCTGCGCTTGAAGTAGGGCAGCACATTGTCCCAGTGCCAGCCGGTGGCGCCATGCGCCGCCCACTCGTCGTAGTCGGCGGCAACGCCGCGGATGTAGCACATCGCGTTGATCGAACTGGAGCCGCCCAGCACCTTGCCGCGCGGGCACCAGAGCACGCGCCCACCCAACTGCGCCTGCGGCACGGTGGCGTAGTTCCAGTTGATCGATGTCAGCGCGGCGATCTTGGCCAGCCCGGCGGGCATGTGGATGAAGGGGTGCCAGTCACGCCCGCCGGCTTCCAGCAACAGCACGCGCGTGTTCGGGTCTTCGCTGAGCCGGTTGGCCAGTACGCAACCGGCCGAGCCGGCACCGATGATGATGTAGTCGAACACATGCTGTCCCGCTGCGATGACAGGTCGAACCTATGCGCGGTGGCTAGAGCAAATGCTCGGCCGCCGGGCTGGCACCGGTACGCGCCTGCGGTTACCGTTGCGCATCGCGGTCTCCACCCCGGCATGTCATGACTCGTCGCCCCGCCGCTTCCGGCAGCATCGGCCGCTTCAAAACCGCGCTGGGCGAATCGCCGCCGCTGCTGTGGTCATTCCTGTATTTTTTCTGCCTGCTGTGCGGCTATTACGTGCTGCGCCCGGTGCGCGAGGCGATGGGCGCGTCCAGCGACGTTGCCGCCGTGTTCCCGGCGGCGTTCATCGACTTCTTCGCGGCGCATGGCCTGCCGCTCAAGGACTTCACCCTGCAGGTGCTGTTCACCTGCACGTTCCTGATCATGCTGGTGCTGCAACCGGCCTATGGCTGGCTGGTCAGCCGCTGGCCACGGCGGGTGTTCCTGCCCGCGGTGTACGGCTTCTTCATCCTCACCCTGCTGCTGTTCTACGTGATGTTCAACAGCGGCGTGCCGGGGCGCGGGATGGCGTTCTTCCTGTGGATCACCGTGTTCAACCTGTTTGCGGTGGCGGTGTTCTGGAGCTTCATGGCCGATGTCTGGTCGGATGCCGACGCGCGCCGGTGCTATGGCTACATCGGCGCGGCCGGCACGTTTGGCGCCATCCTCGGGCCGATGTTGACCCGCGTGCTGGTTGAGCGGATTGGCATCGCCCATTTGATGCTGGTGTCCGCTGGCTTCCTCGCGCTGTGCATCGTTTGCCTGTTGCGGCTGCGTCGTCATGCCGTACAGCGTGAGCTGCAGCAGCACTTGGCCAGCGGCGAGACGCCGATGGGGGGCAGCGTGCTGGCCGGGTTGAAGCTGCTCGCCAGCGAGCCGCTGCTGCGCTGGATGGCGGTGCTGACCGTGTTCGGCGTGGGCGTCGGCACGCTGCTCTACAACGAGCAGGCCGCCATCGTGCGCAAGTTCTATCCGGATCCGCAGGCGGCAACGGCCTATTACGCAAGCATCGATCTGGCGGTGAATGGGCTGACCCTGCTGGTGCAGCTGTTGGCGACGCGCAGCCTGTTGTCGCGCTTCGGCATCAGGCCGGCGCTGCTGTTGCCGGCATTCGCCGTGCTGCTTGGCTACGCCGCGCTGGCGGCCTCGCCGTTGCCGCTGCTGGTGGCGGTGGTGCAGGTGGTCACGCGCAGCGGCGAGTTCTCGCTGGGCAAGCCGGCGCGCGAGACCATCTATACGCGCGTTGCCCGCGAATGGCGTTACAAGGCCGGTGCAGCCATCGACACGGTGATCTACCGCGGCGGCGACTTGACCTTTGTCTGGCTCCACAAACTGCTGTCGGCGTTGGGTTCGCAGGCGGTGTTTGGCGTTGGCCTGCTGGTGGCCGGCGGCTTCGTGCTGGGCGCGTGGAAGCTTGCTGGCGAAGCGGAAAAGCTGCCGCAGGCGCGCACCGGAGCGCCGGACTGAACATGGCAACGGCGGGCCGAAGCCCGCCGTTGCCATGCAGTGCGCGCAGGAAGCGCGGCTTATGCCACGGCGCGCTTGCCGCTTTCGGCGTGGGTGTCGTAGTAGCTGGCGGCGCGCAGCTCGTGGGCGTCGAAGTCGTCCACCGTGATCGTGTCCAGGGTGATCGCATGCAGCTCTTCCAGCTGCTTGCGCTCGTCGGCGGTGATCCAGCCCTCGCGCACGCCTTCGTCCAGCTGCGAGGCGAAGTCCAGCGCTTCGATGTCCTTGGTCTTCAGCGCCTTCAGGAACTTGCGCTCCACCGGCTCGGCCAGAATGGCTTTCGCCAGATAGCTGTTGATGCGGCCACCGGGGTTGTGCTCGCCCGGGGTCAGGAACACGCCGCTGGCGAGGCGCTCGCGCGCTTCGTTGGGGGTCATCAGCAGCATGGCCACGCGATGGCTGAGGCGGTCGCCCGGGGCGACGGCGCGGCGGCCCAGCGGGAACACCAGCGGCCACAGCAACCAGCCCAGCGGCTTGATCGGGAAGTTGCGCAGCGCCTGCGACAGCGCCAGCTCGATCTCGTAGGCGCTGTTGTGGAACGCCCAGGCCAGCAGCGGCTTGTCGGCGTCCGGGCAGCCTTCGTCGTGATGCCGCTTGAGCACCGCGCCCATCATGTACAGGTGGCTGAGCACGTCGCCGAGCCGGCCGGACAGCGACTCCTTGAACTTCAGCCGGCCGCCCAGCGCGCCCAGCGACACGTCGGTCAGCAACGCGAGGTTGGCAGCGTAACGATTGAGCTTGCGGAAGAATTTCCTGGTGTACGCATCGCCCGGCACTGCGCCGATGCTGGCCCCGGTCAGGCCAAACCAGACCGAGCGCACGGCGTTGGACATCGCGCCGCCGACGTGCGCGTACAGCGCGCCGTCCAGCGCCGCCAGCCCGGCCTTCGCATCCGGATCCTGCGCCGCCCGCATCTCCTTGAGGATGTACGGATGGCAGAGGATCGAGCCCTGGCCGAAGATCAGCAGGCTGCGGGTCATGATGTTGGCGCCTTCCACCGTGATCGCGATGGGCGCCGCCTGCCACGAGCGGCCGGCGAAGTTGCGCGGGCCCAGGATGATGCCCTTGCCGCCGATGACGTCCATCACGTCCTTGGCGATTTCGCGGGCCGCATTGGTGCAGTGGTACTTGGCGATGGCGGATGGCACCGATGGCACGTCGCCGCGATCCACCGCCGCCGCCGTGGCCTGCGACAGCGCACTGATCGCATAGGCCTTGCCGCCGATCCGCGCCAGCGCTTCTTCCACGCCTTCAAAGCGACCGATCGACAGCCCGAACTGCTTGCGGATGCGCGCATAGGCGCCGGTGACCACGGCCCCCGACTTGGCGCCGCCGCTGGCGGTGGAGGGCAGGGTGATCGAGCGCCCCACGGCCAGACATTCGTTGAGCATGTTCCAGCCCT contains:
- a CDS encoding GMC family oxidoreductase is translated as MFDYIIIGAGSAGCVLANRLSEDPNTRVLLLEAGGRDWHPFIHMPAGLAKIAALTSINWNYATVPQAQLGGRVLWCPRGKVLGGSSSINAMCYIRGVAADYDEWAAHGATGWHWDNVLPYFKRSEGNARGGDAWHGASGPLSVADLRHVNPLTRVFVDAGQQAGFPFNPDFNGAQQEGVGQYQVTQRDGARCSAAVAYLNPAKTRPNLTVRTGINVNRITFTGNRATGVACSQGSRSLQFEARREVILSGGAINSPQLLMLSGIGPADALRKLGIDVRHDACGVGDNLQDHLDVTTLQHCSQPLSYDRASELKTAFDYFLRGHRGPGTSNVAEGAGFVRSTLAPDARADIQLHFIPAMIDDHGRHRLPGDGYTMHACFLRPHSRGRLTLASNRASDKPLIDPNYLGDAEGFDLKMLVECARVSLEILAQKAFDPYRGAPIFPAQTPRSEADFIEFVRNRAETVYHPIGTCRMGSDAAAVVDPQLRVNGVGGLRVVDASVMPNLPGGNTNAPTIMIAERAADLIKAG
- a CDS encoding NTP/NDP exchange transporter; the encoded protein is MTRRPAASGSIGRFKTALGESPPLLWSFLYFFCLLCGYYVLRPVREAMGASSDVAAVFPAAFIDFFAAHGLPLKDFTLQVLFTCTFLIMLVLQPAYGWLVSRWPRRVFLPAVYGFFILTLLLFYVMFNSGVPGRGMAFFLWITVFNLFAVAVFWSFMADVWSDADARRCYGYIGAAGTFGAILGPMLTRVLVERIGIAHLMLVSAGFLALCIVCLLRLRRHAVQRELQQHLASGETPMGGSVLAGLKLLASEPLLRWMAVLTVFGVGVGTLLYNEQAAIVRKFYPDPQAATAYYASIDLAVNGLTLLVQLLATRSLLSRFGIRPALLLPAFAVLLGYAALAASPLPLLVAVVQVVTRSGEFSLGKPARETIYTRVAREWRYKAGAAIDTVIYRGGDLTFVWLHKLLSALGSQAVFGVGLLVAGGFVLGAWKLAGEAEKLPQARTGAPD
- a CDS encoding acyl-CoA dehydrogenase — encoded protein: MSVVLPFIAIFVVAAFAAYHRLRLAVWAAVTATLLVACWLLGSNPMATAIAAVLVAVLAVPLLVPAIRKPLLTAPALGFLRKALPPLSQTEKIALETGSVGFEGDLFSGKPDWNKLLAYPKPQLSAEEQAFLDGPVEELCKRINDWEITHVHADLPPELWDFIKQNKFFGMIIPKQYGGLGFSALAHHKVIQKIASISSVVSATVGVPNSLGPGELINHYGTQEQKDYYLPRLAIGQEVPCFGLTGPFAGSDATSIPDFGIVCKGEWNGAHVLGLRLTFDKRYITLAPVSTLIGMAFRMYDPDGLLGDTRDIGITLALLPSDTPGVDVGRRHFPLNSPFQNGPVRGKDVFIPLSQLIGGVEMAGKGWNMLNECLAVGRSITLPSTASGGAKSGAVVTGAYARIRKQFGLSIGRFEGVEEALARIGGKAYAISALSQATAAAVDRGDVPSVPSAIAKYHCTNAAREIAKDVMDVIGGKGIILGPRNFAGRSWQAAPIAITVEGANIMTRSLLIFGQGSILCHPYILKEMRAAQDPDAKAGLAALDGALYAHVGGAMSNAVRSVWFGLTGASIGAVPGDAYTRKFFRKLNRYAANLALLTDVSLGALGGRLKFKESLSGRLGDVLSHLYMMGAVLKRHHDEGCPDADKPLLAWAFHNSAYEIELALSQALRNFPIKPLGWLLWPLVFPLGRRAVAPGDRLSHRVAMLLMTPNEARERLASGVFLTPGEHNPGGRINSYLAKAILAEPVERKFLKALKTKDIEALDFASQLDEGVREGWITADERKQLEELHAITLDTITVDDFDAHELRAASYYDTHAESGKRAVA